The region GGCATTTAAAGGACGGTGAACATCCTAACGATGCACATAATATGAAAGATGACTTTAGAACAACTTGGCGCTCATTCGTCGGTGACAGCCACGGACTCGCTAATGGCTGGGATAATAAATATACCGTAAAAGGGAAGCATTGGTGGTCGAAAAGCGTGCCACATAAGGGCTTGTTCTGGTTTAAGAACTCAGTCGCCACCGATTGCAATTTAAGCCAATGGTAAAGGAGGACATATGAAAAAACATAATTTTACCCTACTTGCGAGTATCTATGCTTGCACATTTTTCATTGCGAGCACTCACGCTGCGAATCCCGTGATTCACGACGATAATAACCCATTCATCACAGAACAAGCGCCCAATTCGCAGCTTGAACCAAGTGGTTTAATCGTATATTCCTTTGCCGAACATCCCAACAAGCTAACAGCAAGTGCTGATGGCACTGATTATATTACCCAAGCAAAAGAAACCAAAGAATACGGTTTTACCTTGGTTCATTCCTCCCAGATCCGTCAGTTTGATAAGGTGATCCGCCACTATAAAGATGGTGATATGGAATTTAAGCAAACCTTTAAACGCCCAATACTCGCCAATCAATCACACATTGATGCCCAAAAGCACTCGATGTCATTTGCTGGAAATGTTGCAAGTTTAGATCAAGCACTTAACGGCAAGTTTGAGCTACTGCACTCATCGCTCGGAGGAAACTTTATACCTGGCAAAGGTTGGGATCAGTTATCCAAGATAGTGAAAAGTAAGACCTTAGGTCATGTCATTATCGATATCATGACCTTTACCAAAGACAGTGGTTTGATCATGGATCAAGATGCGGTTAATTTTTATGTTAACGGCAATCCAGGGATTTTAATTGTTATGGAAGACGACAGTGGTCGCGCAGAAACCTCTTTAACTTGGGCTGACAATGAAAAATCATACACCGTTGAGTTAGATAAGAATGTGAACGCCAATAACCTGATGATTCCATTTAAAGATCTCATCCAAAAAATCTCAACACATAACATCCCGATGGAACGTCTGTAATATTCACTCCCCGCTTGTGAGCGGGGACTTTCACATAAATTGACAATTAAAGTCACACTCTCGGTTCATTAACCTTGATAACCTAAGGTGCTGGCTAAGAGTCCACAACCAATCAAGCTCAGCCCTGCTGAGCGATTGACCCACAGGTTCAGTTTATCTGAGCGCAGCATAGGCGCAATAATATGAGCCAATCCTGCATAGCAAAGTAATATCATCGCAACTATCACCAGAAATATAGGCCCGAGTATGGCTAATTGTGGCAATAATGGCTCCTTAGCCACGATAAATTGGGGGAAAAAAGCAATAAAAAAGCCGATAATTTTAGGGTTTAGCATGGTGATGATGAACGCTTGAGTAAACGCATTACGTTCATTTGAATGCTTCTTAGATAATACCTTGTCTTGACTGGCCAGTTGCTGCCAGCCCAAATAGATTAAATAAATAACCCCTAGCCATTTAACCCACTCAAATACTAATTCTGAGCTGGACAATAGCGGACCCAATCCCATCATCGTGATGCTCAGTAAAATAGCATCAGCTGTAACAACCCCTAAGGTGGCAGCTGCTGCCTGAGCAAAATTTTGCTGTAATGCCCTTAATATCACCATCAGCATAGATGGACCTGGAATAAGTGTGATTAACACCGTGGCTGCGATAAAACTGAATAACATACTCGCTCCTTAAATAACAATGATGGTTTCTAGGAAAGTCAAAAACGTGCTAGACAACCCATGTCGTGATGCTTTTATTGAAAGCTATCGTGACATATTCACAGACTTGATCATTCGCACTCACTATAAAGTGAATTAAGTTGTATTATTAGATGAGATACATTAGTTTTACTGTTCGATTAAATGAGATAATTAGATGATTGATGAATTAAAAGCCATGGCTATTTTTGCCCATACTGTCGATGAAGGTTCTTTTCGTCGTGCGGCACGTATATTGGGACTTTCACCCTCTGTCGTCAGTCATCATATTAAGCATTTAGAGCGGCGCTTAGGGGTGGCACTACTTTATCGCTCAACACGAAAATTATCATTAACCTCAGCAGGAGCACTATTTTACCCATCTTGCCGTGATATGTTACTCGCAGCAAATAGCGGCTTAACACAGATAAATCAAGACTGTGAACAACCTACTGGCTGTTTAAAAATCACCTTACCATCGATGTTGAGTCAAGCCTCCATAATGGAGAACATCGCGACATTTATTCGCTTATATCCCAAGATTGAATTACAACTGAACTTTAGTGATCGGGCGGTCGATTTGATTAATGAAGGCATAGACATGGCGATTCGTATCGGGCCATTAAAAGACAGCGCGTTGAAAGCACGTTTGCTTTTTACCATGCCGAGAGCTTTAGTCATGTCAGCCGAATTTGCACAACAATATCCATGTAACATGATCAATGACCCCAATGACTTAGTCCAACTTCCTTGGATTGGTTTATCGGTGCGTACCACCAAGAAAGTATTTTTAGGCCCTCAACAACAACGGTTGGAGATCGCTGTTAATAGTCAAGTCACCGTGGATGATTTACACGCGCAAATAAGCCTAGCTAAAGCAGGTTTAGGGCTCATTACCCCTCCCCTATTTATGGTTCAAGAGGCATTAGCTACTGGTCAATTAACGCCACTATTGAAAGCTTGGCAGCCCGAGCCTCTGGGGGTTTACATCGTTTGGCCTGCTCAAGCCAAAGCGAATAGCTTAACTCAGCGACTGATCCAAACATTAACGGCCCCAGAAAGCCCCCGTTAACGATATTAAACTGGCAACCTATGCTGTTTTACCTTATTGATCTGCTGGCGTAAATTAAGCGGCGCCGCTTCTATCAATTTACTGTGTAAGTCTAACGCCTTGTATTTGGAGGTATTAAAGTCTAAGGTTGTCCATGTCGCCTTGTGTTGTTTCTCTGTTTCAATGAATTGTTTTTTCAGTAATGTTTCAAATAATGCCCGACATTTTTTAAATGCATTCGAACTTAATTGTCTATCCTTTGGGGTTTGAGCTAACTCAGCCATTTGGCCAAAAAATAACGATTTGTCATAGGGTTCATATTGCTGCTCATCCATTAATTTTTCAACTTGATGGAGTAAATGCCCTGTTTTTGTACTGATGCTAGTATCTAGACCATTCATCACATCAAGCTGTTGCCCAAACCTAGTAAACATATCAAGATAATCTTGGTTGTTTTTATTAAAAAATACACTCCAAGGGTTATTGGGACTAGTTTGCTCATCAATCTCTTTATCTGCCATTTTATATAAATTATTAAACCTAACTAGCGTATACATAATGTCTGTTGAAGAGATACTTTCATGAATGACCACTTCATCGGTATGCTCTAATTTATATTTAGCATTTACTTTTATCGCAACCGGTGTATGAGCAGAGATACTGCCGCTTAATGACATAGTGCCACCAAGATAAACGCGATAAAATTGATGTCCATTGGACAAGTGATCATTTTTATCACCCTTCGCATCAATAAATGATTGATCACTTGGCATAAAACACCGGGTTTGAAATGTCAGTTTTGCACCAGCTCCTAAGGTTGGCATGACATTCAAATCCACCACATGTTGTAAGTTAAATTCCGCTAATTTTGCATTAAGAGGCGCGGCAATATCAGTCGCTGACAGCATGGTAGCCATTGAAGTCGAACCACTAAGAGTCACTAAAACGTCATGGTAATGCCCTTTACGCACTCGACTGGGATGATCAAACTCACGATTTATCTTGGTAACATCCAACTTGATGCCTGCCACATTCACCGAAAAAGTGGTGGTTGTGTCTTCTCTTATTTGATTAACCTCTTGTTTTATTTTATTTAAGTCATTCAACTTGGTCTGCGAGTATTCAAAATCAGAATGATTTAAGACATTGAAACATTCCGTCAGATTTTGTTTGAGAAGCGGACTCTCTACATTTTTAGCGAGGATGGCTAAATAAGCATGTGATGCATAAAAGCACTGTAATTGCTGATGGCGACCTACGTTGCCATATTTGTTTTCAACCGTGTGTTTTTTATTTGCAGACTCTGTAATGATAGAATTATTTAAGTGTTTATTTTTTTTGGTATAATCTTTATTTTTAACTGCTGAATTATAGGTTTCTATATCACTTTTAAGTTCTGCTAAATGGGATAATAATTCGGAAGTCGAGAAAAGATAAGGCTTCACAAAAGTGCTATACACCAACGGCTTAATTTTTACCGCTAAATGTTCATCCTTTTCCATAAACGAATAAAAATCATTATTCACCAATTCATGGGAATTATTTTTTATTAATTCGACATCCGCTTTCGCCCCAATAAATAACGCAGCATCCACTTTAACATCGGCGCCGACTTTAGCGCTAACTTCATGTCGATAACCAGCTTTGTACGTTTTACTTTTAGACGATAATAGTAATGCTTGTAAATCCGTTAAGTTCGCGGAATTCAATTCGCTATTAGTGTGACGGGCATATTTACCTAACAAATTTTCAATGTCTAACTCTGCATTTTTAAGTTGTTGTGTTTTCCTCTGCAGAGACTTATCTTGACTTGTATATTCAACAAGATGCTTAATGCTGGCAAATTTTTTAAAATTAATTCGTTGATAAGAACTGCTTAATTTGGCTTTCAATCCAAAGGTTCCCACAGCGGCAATAGATGATTTACATCCAGCCCAAGCAGACATTGAGACAATATTACTCTCTTTAACATAAATAGAGCCTTCATCATTGGTATCGACTTGCTGCCGATATCGATATTTTACCCCTGCTCCTGCGACTTCGACGTCTGCCGCCCCCGTCCCCATGCTTGCTGCAAAATTCGCACTGACTGTTATGCCATTCATTTTTTTCGCTCCAGGATTTACCAATCCTGCCAACTTTGCTTCTGCTCGTGGTAATTGATTTTTTTGATTATTTTTAATAGTCTTTATATGTTCAAAATATGAAAGCGTTTTATACAAACGTTTAGCTTCAGTTAAGCTCAATGCGTCAACTTTATTGTTATTGTTATGACTATTTTGTGTTTCAATAAATAACCCCAGTTCATTCCCTAATCGCTTTATTTGCTGAATGGTATTACTGAGTTTAGTATCGTCATGCTCCTGTTGAACGTGAGATGACCTGCTTTTCTCTATTTTCGCTTTAGGGGAGTGATGGCGCGAATGCGCTGTTGACTGGATAGGCGCACGGTAATGATTGGTATTAATCAACATATCAACTAACTGCTAATGAAATATTTCCCTGCATAATACAAATCTTTCATTAACAAAATATGACAATTACGATAAAAACATTCACTTTCACTTATCTTTTTGTTATTTAAAGGCATCAAAAACATAAAAAGCCAGTGTAAGCTAGGCCGACACTGACTTTTTATTTACTTAATAATGTTTATAGAAACATTAATTTAGCCTGGTATAACATTCGTTGCGCATGGACCTTTTTGCCCTTCGCCAACATCAAACTCAACAGACTGACCGTCATTTAGTGTGGCATAACCACCACCACTGCGGATTTCAGAATGATGAACAAATAGGTCTTTACCGCCATCTTCAGGGGTAATAAATCCAAAACCTTTGTCTGCGTTGAACCACTTAACTGTACCTTTACTCATATTCGACTCTTTATTTTAAAATATTGAATTATCGCAG is a window of Shewanella sp. VB17 DNA encoding:
- a CDS encoding LysE family translocator, with the protein product MLFSFIAATVLITLIPGPSMLMVILRALQQNFAQAAAATLGVVTADAILLSITMMGLGPLLSSSELVFEWVKWLGVIYLIYLGWQQLASQDKVLSKKHSNERNAFTQAFIITMLNPKIIGFFIAFFPQFIVAKEPLLPQLAILGPIFLVIVAMILLCYAGLAHIIAPMLRSDKLNLWVNRSAGLSLIGCGLLASTLGYQG
- a CDS encoding LysR family transcriptional regulator encodes the protein MIDELKAMAIFAHTVDEGSFRRAARILGLSPSVVSHHIKHLERRLGVALLYRSTRKLSLTSAGALFYPSCRDMLLAANSGLTQINQDCEQPTGCLKITLPSMLSQASIMENIATFIRLYPKIELQLNFSDRAVDLINEGIDMAIRIGPLKDSALKARLLFTMPRALVMSAEFAQQYPCNMINDPNDLVQLPWIGLSVRTTKKVFLGPQQQRLEIAVNSQVTVDDLHAQISLAKAGLGLITPPLFMVQEALATGQLTPLLKAWQPEPLGVYIVWPAQAKANSLTQRLIQTLTAPESPR
- a CDS encoding cold-shock protein is translated as MSKGTVKWFNADKGFGFITPEDGGKDLFVHHSEIRSGGGYATLNDGQSVEFDVGEGQKGPCATNVIPG